Proteins found in one Phycodurus eques isolate BA_2022a chromosome 18, UOR_Pequ_1.1, whole genome shotgun sequence genomic segment:
- the LOC133417168 gene encoding sterile alpha motif domain-containing protein 12-like isoform X1, giving the protein MEASKRVSSWSVQDVLEWIQKCYPSLVGVLQKAIMKHAISGRALLRLREHHLHLLGVDAEDRQQEMLQDLLLLRVQEEVGELDDICSVIHPSAGKVRVTDILAGEEESMTRERM; this is encoded by the exons ATGGAAGCGTCCAAGCGGGTGTCGTCATGGTCTGTGCAGGACGTGCTGGAGTGGATCCAAAAGTGCTATCCCAGCCTAGTGGGGGTGCTCCAGAAGGCCATTATGAAACACGCCATCTCAG GTCGCGCGCTGCTGAGGCTGCGAGAGCATCACCTGCACCTCCTCGGGGTGGACGCGGAAGATCGACAGCAGGAGATGTTGCaggacctcctcctcctcagagtGCAGGAGGAGGTGGGAGAACTGGACGACATTTGCTCAG TCATCCACCCATCGGCCGGCAAGGTGCGAGTGACGGACATCTTAGCAGGAGAGGAAGAATCGATGACGAGGGAAAGAATGTAA
- the LOC133417168 gene encoding sterile alpha motif domain-containing protein 12-like isoform X2, whose product MEASKRVSSWSVQDVLEWIQKCYPSLVGVLQKAIMKHAISGRALLRLREHHLHLLGVDAEDRQQEMLQDLLLLRVQEEVGELDDICSECFPA is encoded by the exons ATGGAAGCGTCCAAGCGGGTGTCGTCATGGTCTGTGCAGGACGTGCTGGAGTGGATCCAAAAGTGCTATCCCAGCCTAGTGGGGGTGCTCCAGAAGGCCATTATGAAACACGCCATCTCAG GTCGCGCGCTGCTGAGGCTGCGAGAGCATCACCTGCACCTCCTCGGGGTGGACGCGGAAGATCGACAGCAGGAGATGTTGCaggacctcctcctcctcagagtGCAGGAGGAGGTGGGAGAACTGGACGACATTTGCTCAG aaTGTTTCCCTGCGTAA